The Clostridioides sp. ES-S-0010-02 genome window below encodes:
- a CDS encoding alpha/beta-type small acid-soluble spore protein — protein MSNSNRTVVPEAKAALNQMKLEIANEIGLSNYENIDKGNLTARENGYVGGYMTKKLVEMAERQMAGK, from the coding sequence ATGTCAAATTCAAACAGAACAGTAGTGCCAGAAGCAAAAGCAGCTTTAAATCAAATGAAATTAGAAATAGCTAACGAAATAGGTTTATCTAACTATGAAAACATAGACAAAGGTAACTTAACAGCTAGAGAAAATGGATATGTTGGTGGATACATGACTAAGAAATTAGTTGAAATGGCTGAAAGACAAATGGCTGGAAAATAG
- a CDS encoding polysaccharide deacetylase family protein, with amino-acid sequence MKREVKRTKALIYSVLFFSLLLVLIFALVYGIKYVCSKSDNSKMPIYRVDTNEKKIALSFDVAWGTDNMDDILKILDKHNIKATFFLVGSWVDDNKEIVKAIDEKGHEIGNHSNTHANLKEISKEDIKEEIETTSEKIFSITGKKTNLFRPPFGDVNNKAMDICGDLGYKVIKWDVDSIDWKELGPNHVIEKVIKEAQPGSIVLFHANINDVDNYLDTIINRLKKDGYSLVKISDLLYKDNYIVDSNGVQKLKN; translated from the coding sequence ATGAAAAGAGAAGTTAAGAGAACTAAAGCTTTAATATATAGTGTTTTATTTTTTTCATTATTATTGGTACTAATATTTGCTCTTGTTTATGGAATAAAATATGTGTGCTCTAAATCTGATAACTCAAAAATGCCTATATATAGAGTTGATACAAATGAGAAAAAGATAGCTCTGAGTTTTGATGTTGCTTGGGGAACTGATAACATGGATGATATTCTTAAAATTTTGGATAAACATAACATAAAAGCTACTTTTTTTCTAGTTGGTAGTTGGGTGGATGATAACAAAGAAATTGTTAAAGCTATAGATGAAAAAGGACATGAGATTGGAAATCATTCAAATACACATGCTAATTTAAAAGAGATATCAAAAGAGGATATAAAAGAAGAAATAGAAACTACATCGGAAAAAATATTTAGCATAACAGGTAAAAAGACTAATCTATTTAGACCACCTTTTGGAGACGTAAACAATAAAGCTATGGACATTTGTGGGGATTTAGGTTATAAAGTAATTAAGTGGGATGTAGATTCGATAGATTGGAAAGAGCTTGGCCCAAATCATGTAATTGAAAAAGTAATAAAAGAAGCTCAGCCTGGTTCAATAGTTTTATTTCATGCTAATATAAATGATGTAGATAACTATTTGGACACCATAATAAATAGACTTAAAAAAGATGGATATAGCTTAGTAAAAATATCTGATTTATTATATAAAGACAATTACATAGTTGATTCTAATGGAGTACAAAAACTAAAAAATTAA
- the prdC gene encoding proline reductase-associated electron transfer protein PrdC: MNKLYSILLKQHVGGPDKPVVSVGDVVKKGTLIAEPAGLGANIYASVSGKISEINDQAIVIEADEAQDDTFEPLKGESILDLIKEAGVVGMGGAGFPTHIKLNIDLKGGTILANAAECEPLLAHNIKEIEENPEIVYKGIKYAMEVTNAGKGMLAIKSKHPEAIAAFKKVIKPGDNIEVAELVDMYPMGEERAIVRDVLGKLLEPTQLPSEANAVVINVETLTRIVEAVEQKRPVISKNITVVGQLNSGKESIVFEDVPIGTTVGELIERAGGIKGEYGEIILGGPFTGKATTLDTPITKTSGGIIVTMPFVNEKRKMGLLVCACGPNEERMRDIAAKMGVTDIVSVQKCKQAQEIKGALKCENPGHCPGQAQKCIEFKKAGAEVILIGNCTDCSNTVMGSAPKLKLGVYHITDHVMRTVNHPLIRRIKGDVRLKIK, encoded by the coding sequence TTGAACAAACTATATTCTATTTTATTAAAACAACACGTTGGTGGTCCAGATAAGCCAGTAGTAAGTGTTGGAGATGTAGTAAAAAAAGGAACTCTAATCGCAGAACCAGCTGGATTAGGAGCAAATATTTATGCCAGTGTTAGTGGAAAAATAAGTGAAATAAATGACCAAGCTATAGTAATTGAAGCTGATGAAGCACAAGATGATACTTTTGAACCATTAAAAGGAGAAAGTATACTTGACTTAATTAAAGAAGCTGGAGTTGTAGGAATGGGTGGAGCAGGATTCCCTACTCATATAAAATTAAACATAGATTTAAAAGGTGGAACAATATTAGCAAATGCAGCTGAATGTGAACCTTTACTAGCTCATAACATAAAAGAAATAGAAGAAAATCCAGAAATAGTTTACAAAGGTATAAAATATGCTATGGAAGTTACTAATGCTGGAAAAGGTATGCTAGCAATAAAAAGCAAACATCCAGAAGCAATAGCAGCATTCAAAAAAGTAATAAAACCAGGAGATAATATAGAAGTTGCTGAACTAGTTGATATGTACCCAATGGGAGAAGAGAGAGCTATAGTAAGAGATGTTCTAGGAAAATTACTTGAGCCAACTCAATTACCTTCAGAAGCTAATGCAGTAGTAATAAACGTGGAAACATTAACTAGAATAGTAGAAGCTGTTGAGCAAAAAAGACCAGTTATATCTAAAAATATAACTGTAGTTGGTCAATTAAACAGTGGAAAAGAATCTATAGTATTTGAAGATGTGCCAATCGGAACTACTGTTGGAGAATTAATTGAAAGAGCTGGTGGAATAAAAGGTGAATATGGTGAAATAATCCTAGGAGGACCTTTTACAGGAAAAGCTACTACTTTAGATACTCCAATAACTAAAACTAGTGGTGGTATAATAGTTACTATGCCATTTGTTAATGAAAAGAGAAAAATGGGTCTTTTAGTCTGTGCGTGTGGACCTAACGAAGAAAGAATGAGAGACATAGCAGCTAAAATGGGCGTTACTGATATAGTATCAGTTCAAAAATGTAAACAAGCTCAAGAAATAAAAGGTGCATTAAAATGTGAAAATCCAGGACACTGTCCAGGACAAGCTCAAAAATGTATAGAATTTAAAAAAGCTGGAGCAGAAGTTATATTAATAGGTAACTGTACTGACTGTAGTAATACAGTAATGGGTTCTGCACCAAAATTAAAATTAGGTGTATATCATATAACTGACCATGTAATGAGAACAGTTAATCACCCATTAATAAGAAGAATAAAAGGTGACGTAAGATTAAAAATAAAATAA